TTGCTCAGTATCAAGCCGGGCATCGAGCCACATTCTAGAATTCGCAATGTCTTTCGAAACAGTCTGGTTCAAATTTCGTTTCTTTGTCTGAGGCAGTACATAGAAGTCAGCTTCTTTCATGATCTCATCAAACACAACTTCTTCCAATGGCAAACTCGTGATTTTTGGTTTTATGAATGTTAGCCAAGGAGGAGAGGAGAAGTTCCATTGATAAATCTCTAGTAAAACTTCATTTATATGATCAAATAGAAGCTTTGGATTGAGGTTAGGATTGATAAGAGGAAACTCCAGTTCATCGAATAGTGATGCGTGGATCAGTTCTTCAGGTAGTGGACCAATTTCTGATAGATGATCCCAGTTCATACAAGAAGCTTGGAGCACTAAATGGACATAAACTGATATGTGATTTTGTTCATTCTTGCATGTTTTAATGTCAAGTTGAGGATCTTGGGGGGTTGACTCAGATGAGCATTCTTCAAAGTAGAGACGAAGTGGTTGTAATGATCGTTCAACTGCAAATAATGTCATGTAAAGTACGTATGAACAGAAGGAGGATAATGATGGATAAGGTTTTGTTATGTCAGTGTTAGTTACCAGTTTGAAACGTGGTGCTTGGCAGACTGCTGATGGCATCAGTGAAAAATGGCTCGAGTACAGAAACCGGGGTTCGATGTGCTTCTTGATATTTAGTGCTGTCGCAACTGCTCAAAGGAGTGAAGGGGATATCATCCAATGTAAATGTCAATGTCTCATTCTCTGAATGTATGTCCTGCCAAGTCAGAAACTTGTGAGAAAGGTAAGAGGTTACTCAACTGGCATAATCAATTTTCCATCAAAATTTGTACAGgctaaacatttttttattcaaagatctagaattttttatttgacaTGGTAAATTTGGGGACTGCCCTTTTCCTGATCCTTTTGGTCCGGCATTGGATGCCAGAGAAAGCGACCTTAAGTTGTGGCAAGAGAGTATATAAAGGAACAGAAGTGCTACATATTGATGACCATTTCTTGACTTAAAAAAGATGGACTCACCATGAAATGAACCGCACTTTCATCGTCCTCCAGTAACTCTGTAACATCACTTCTTTTTAGTGTGCTGGTGGATTCACTTTCCACTTCTGAAGTGCAATTTTCATGTTTCTGGATGCTATCTATTTCCTCGGTTTCTTGTTCTCCTGTAGAAATGTGCCAAAACGATAAAGAGAAGATTAGTAGAATAAAAAAGAACAGGGATTAATGGAATAGCTCGTACCGTTATTAAAGTCCACTTCATCAGCTTCAGAAAGGACGGTACAATATTCATGATCATCCGTGGCTAGGATCATATATGAACGTTTTTTCGTCTCCAAAGTTTCAATACCTTCATATATCTTATAATCTATATCATATGTAACTTCTTTACCTGGTCTCAATGGACTTGGGCGAATTCTTTGCCTCTCATTCATTATCAAGCAACTGCTTCGAGCGATATTAGGAGAGTTGCCGTATGTAGTAGATCTCATTTGAGCATATAGGCTGTCCCGTTTCGGGCTTATTGTCCAGCTGAAATCATGTTCTGGAGAGGAAAGAATCCGGGCCACAGTTTTTGGGGATCTTTTTCTTTTTGTGTTCTCTAATGAATTCACATCATTCACTCTAGCGTAAAGTTGCCTCTTCGCCTCAAAAATCACATCGAATTCTTGTTTCATGGAGAGTTTAACACTTGGGAAGTCTATTTTTCTGCGCACTGTCTCCTTCATGCAAATATTATCAGGCCTCTCGATGGATCTGAGGGATGATTTCTTGCTTCGTTTTTCCTTTATCTCAACATTTTTGGAAGAACTGACAGAATTCGCAATGTCCATTCCACGACAAATACAGTCTCCGACTCCCAAAATGGGTCTATTATTGGCAAGTTTATTAGAATTTCTTTTCATTGAAAGCTGTTTGGTTCCTTTCTGTTTCCTCCAAATGTATGTTGCAACTTTCTCTTCATCTCTTTGAAAGAGAAGGATGTTGGTTTCTGATTGGGTTCTGTAACACCCAATTTCTGATACGATTGCACAGACGAGCAATGACAGATTATGTTTTCTGAATATCTAATTTTTTGTGGGGATGGCTTCAATATAACTATCTTATCGAGATGGCGCGTGAAATGTGTTTTCGAGACGTATTGGCACTTATGATCAATCTTCTCCAAGAAAGGCTTCTGCAAGTTCCCGTTTTCCGAACTAGTATCATACGTCCTCTCAAATTCTGAGAATTTGACATCTAGCACTGGCTTAATGAATCTTGCTAACATGGGATTTGGCTCAGGCGAGAATTCCCTGAACAAATCCTTTTTTGTACTTAAAAATTCCAATGCATCGGAGAAGGGTTTACACTCGGAGCTTGTTTCTTGTTTTCCATTGAATCTTCTGTCAATAAACATTTGATCAACAAAGACTTTAGCTCTCCTATGCACATGTTTCATCTTCAAGTCTGCATCCTGAGTACATATTACACCTAATATTTCCGCAATCCTGAGCTTGTTCAAAGATGTTCCGGCTGAAATTGAAGGAGGCCGGTGAATCAAGCTTGCTGAATTGTGATACAAAGAAGACTTGTGAGCAGACTTTTTGCCCTTATGTCCCGCCCTGCTTTGAGTTTTCACCAGATGATGAAGAGGGTCCGACTCAGTTTTCTCATGTTGCAGTCTCTTAATGATCATTTGATTTGTGTTGTGATTCTCGATGCAGATATTTTCTTTAATAAGATTACTGAATCTTGTTTCTCTTGTACCAACTCTACATATCGCCAAGTCTGCTGCAAGCTGATGAAAATAAAGCATAGATTAGTTTATTTTCTGGATCTCTAAGGCACAGGCAAGGATGAAATCAGGACTTCGATTTACGGGGCGAAAACTAAAACACGTGCAAAACTTTTGAAATCAGAGGTGccaaattttaaagttttagaTAATTAGGCTAAAAAATGGTTGTCCTTTTGGTTGATTGGATCCATATATCTTGCCCTTAAATCATTCTTGATCACAAAGAACACAAAATTTCAGACTATTGCTCATTGAAGGTCTTAAGCTGAAACTTGAATTTTCTGACATTCTTCATTAAAACTTCCAAGCCGATCTAGCTTTCTTGGATAATCCGCCGCAATATATACAATTTACAATCCTAAATATCTGAAATGGCATCAAGTCATTTTCCTTGGAATGGAGTAAAATTTATTGAATGATTGTGCAATAAATCAAGAATTAAGGCTAAAATCTAAATCTCTCTCAAAACAGAGTTGGCCATCATAGGTAGCATCACCTACTCTTAAACCAACAATATCCATTCAACAGcgtaaattttataatttatcaaaatttatacGCCATTACAAATACATCACATGTGTATATATCCAAAATGCTGAGAATTTAACGTTACAGCCATACCGATATTGTGTTTATTCATCAGCCCTCCATTCAAAATCTGGTCATTACATGCTTGGCCTTGGCCGGACTCAAGGACATCAATCCGTCCCCACATACAGTTGATATTACTTTTCCGCATGATCCTCGGATTCGTGATGATCTTTTCGACATAACCGATCAGTCTTTACGCTCAATTGGCGTAAAAGAAGTTCTCCATGAACCCCGTGATCTGCCAAAAGAACCAAAAAAAGAAGTCTGGAAAAAGGTTAGCAAAACCATCatcaaataaatggagtgcAAGATAAATGATATAcccttttttttcttcaaacatAATACATACATATACTGTCTTAGAAGCTCATATGACCAATATAAACATCGCATTATCTTATCCATAAAACCATATAATGAAAAGGATCGTACCAAGCTAATTCAACGAAGAGAAACTTCAAAAGATCGCCATAAACAAACATTCTCTACATTTCCCAAGAAAACAATGCATGCATTCCAAGAAACACAACGCCACAAAATTAGGGAGTGGGGGAGGTTAGGGGTAGAGAATACAGGCCAATAGGAACTACTTCGTCCTATCAACAGTTCCTCAGGGACAGTGGAGAAAGAAAATGacccaaataattaaaaaaagagTGTCATTTGTTTGTTTGCACATATACATGCAATTTTATTTCTTGATTTGTTATTTATTTCCACAAACAGCATTAAAGTGGGAACTGTATGATATTGACTCTGTCCATCCCCGTTGGCAATTTGGCATCAAAGTTTGGTTTCTTTCGACCACTATAAATCTTTGAACTTGTTTGGTTATAATGTTGTATAAAGAAACGTGTTCAAAATTAGTACGCTTTCCCTTATTAGATGTTAGAGTAGCACTCTTATGGTTGTTTAAAAGAAGTACAAATGGATGTATTCTTctgtaacaaaaaaaaaaaacaagaagaaataaTATCGACTCAACTTGAGAAGAACAAAACTTGTTCGTCTCACATTTCTTGACTTAACATGGTATCATAGCTAGTGGATATCAATCCTACCTCTTGATGCGACACAAGATCTAGATCACATTGCTGGAATTTGCTGCGTGATTATCGCAATCGTACCACAGGAGCTACGCTTAATCGACCAACGAAGATATTGACATATGGAAAATTCAGGTAATTTCAATTATCCTTTGTTCTTACATCCTTTGGACACACTATGAATGAATTTGGTAATGATTAACTGCTTGGTGTCGATAATTATGGAGTTTGGAGTCGAGCTATGATAATTGCCCTAAGAGCTAAAAATAAGATTGTGTTCATTGATGGTTCCTATCCACGACCCGCGGTTGGACATGCTTCTTTGCATCAGTGGGAGAGATGCAATGCTTTGGTGCTTTCGTGGCTAATGAACACTGTATCTAAGGTCATCTTCAACCACAAAATCTATGTTGGTACAAATTTTACACTAAAATAGTGCGATTTTCTGCACCAAATACAACATTCATCTCACATTTCTTgacttaacatggtatcagagctagtggATATCAATCCTTACCTCTTGATGCGACACAAGATCTAGATCACATTGCTGGAATTTGCTGCGTGATTATCGCAATCGTACCACAGGAGCTACGCTTAATCGACCAACGAAGATATTGACATATGGAAAATTCAGGTAATTTCAATTATCCTTTGTTCTTACATCCTTTGGACACACTATGAATGAATTTGGTAATGATTAACTGCTTGGTGTCGAGAATTATGGAGTTTGGAGTCGAGCTATGATAATTGCCTTAAGAGCTAAAAATAAGATTGTGTTCATTGATGGTTCCTATCCACGACCCACGGTTGGACATGCTTCTTTGCATCAGTGCGAGAGATGCAATGCTTTGGTGCTTTCGTGGCTAATGAACACTGTATCTAAGGTCATCTCCAAccacaaaatctattttggtgcaAATTTTACACTAAAATAGTGCGATTTCTGCACCAAATACAACATTCGTCTCCAACCCATTTACTTCAAATATTAcaccaaaaaaaatattctcgaaatattccttttattttacatatattaattattatatttaatttaatatattttttattatgactaatgatttattattaataaatttaaataataatatttaagtttataatttaattatataacatAACTTAATTAATGTATCACAATTATGCGTTTCAAGTTGCATTTGTATTTCGATTATCCTTTTGAATTTAGTTATGAAttgtattgttatattatttttttgtattgtattaaattatattaattaaaaatcataaaaaaattagtttttaatattataattaaagtaaataaatacatattttaaaaatgaacaattattattttataatttttatgattaaataactaattattcaaataataaatcaatattatactattatttaaatattatttataattataaatatttataataaatataaataaaaaaatcaaaaaaatagAAAACCCCTGCGCCAGGGCCCAGGAGGAAGGGGCCATTGGAGCAACCAAAGCACCATTTTGGTGCAGCTTTGGAGATGGCCTAAGGAGATTTACGGAAGAATCGTGTAATCGACAGACGCTTCAATAGTTTGGAGTGATTTGAAAGCACAGTTTGATAAAAATGAATGGATCAAGGATTTTTTCTATCCATCGTGATATCAGTCGATTGACTCAAGGAAAGAGCACAATCTCAGCCTAATATTCGAGACTCAAAACACATGTGGAATGAATATGCATATTTTGGTTACACTTCCTCTTACGAATGTTGACACAACTAGAAGGTACTTGAATCATGACAAGCAACAGAAGTTACTTCAATTCCTTATAGGATTAAACAATAGCTACATGACGATTCACAGCCAAATTCTTATGATGATTCTACTCCCGAGTGTTGGACAAGCCTTTTCAATTATATCACAAGAGGAATCCCATAGATTATTGATCTCGGTGGATCCCAAACCAGCATATGTGTTTTATTCTATACAACGTAAAGCCGAAGAACCGAGAAAAAACCAGCCATATCGTGAATATTGCAATTGGACAGGACATACTAAAGCCACATGCTACAAGTTGGTTGGATATCCTCCGGGACATCGCTTATATGGGCAGCAACCTCGTGGTGATAATCGAAGGAATCCGAAGATCTATGTGAAATCAAAAAAGCCTGTTGTAGCAGCAAATTTAGTGGAGGACAACAGTCATAAGGAATCCATAGCTGATGGTGTTTCCTCTGTTCCGTTTTTCTCTCAAGAACAATATGCAGAGATAGTGAAGTTATTGGGAGGCCACGACACATATAGCTCGAATACTCCAGCTACTAATATGGCAGGTAATGTACTTCCGAGGTTTTGCACTAACTGGATAATAGACACTGGTGCAAATGAACATATGATGGCTAATTCCTCTAGTTCAGTCAGATTGCCAAATGGTAACAAGTTGTCCATCAGTCACATTAGTTCCGTATCCTTGTCCCCATCAATTACATGGAAAAATGTGCTTTGTGTCCCTCATTTTCAATTCAATCTTTTATCGGTTTCTAAATTTACCAAGTCTCACAACTACTCTATCACATTTTCCCTCGTTTTTGCCTATTTCAGGACATAAGGTGTAACGATCATGGGCTATTAGGTTGAACCAAcatgggcctcggcccatacccatgcaccactactgatcatgggtcgttaggatggtccacCATGGGCCTAACCCATGTCCATGCACCGTCACTTATAGAATATTACATCCCTTGAAAAGTGATTTCTTTCGCCTTCTCCAACACTTGAATCCAGGACCTCTAGGCTTAAGTACCTAGATTTCTAAAGTGTTTGTACCAGTTGGACTATCTTTTTTTTGTAatgatcatgggccattaggctgaaccagcATGAGCCAATgcccatacccatgcaccactactgATCATGGATCGTTAGGATGGTTCAGCATGGGCCATGCACCGTCACTCATATAATATCACACCCATGAAATgtggtttctttcgccttccccaacacttgaacccaggacCTCCAGGCTTAAGTACTTAGATTCCTAAAATGTTGGTACCAGTTGTGATAGTCCTTtttttttgtaacgatcatgggtcattaggctgaaccaacatgagcatcggcccatacccatgcaCTACTACTgatcatgggtcgttaggatggttCAGCATAGGCCTAACTCATTCTCATgcaccgtcactcatagaatatcccatccctggaaagtggtttctttcgcctccccaaCACTTGAATCCAGGACCTCCAGGCTTAAGAACTGGTAAGTACTTAAGCCTGGAGgtcctgggttcaagtgttgggaGAGGCGGAAAAAAACCACTTTTCAGGGGTgtgatattctatgagtgacggtgcATGGGCATGGGCATGGCTAGGCCtatgctggaccatcctaacgacccatgatcAGTAGTAGTGCATGGGTATGGACCAATGtccatgttggttcagcctaatggcccatgatcatTACATAAGCAGTGAGAGGATAGTTGGGATTGGTAAGGAAGAGAATGGGTTGTAGCATCTTGCCAATAAGTTGTTTCAACACTTCAGCCCTTCTTGTACTGTAATGTCGTTGCCTTCTTTTAATCCCAGTTGTAATAC
This window of the Primulina tabacum isolate GXHZ01 chromosome 4, ASM2559414v2, whole genome shotgun sequence genome carries:
- the LOC142542885 gene encoding uncharacterized protein LOC142542885 isoform X1, whose amino-acid sequence is MKRNSNKLANNRPILGVGDCICRGMDIANSVSSSKNVEIKEKRSKKSSLRSIERPDNICMKETVRRKIDFPSVKLSMKQEFDVIFEAKRQLYARVNDVNSLENTKRKRSPKTVARILSSPEHDFSWTISPKRDSLYAQMRSTTYGNSPNIARSSCLIMNERQRIRPSPLRPGKEVTYDIDYKIYEGIETLETKKRSYMILATDDHEYCTVLSEADEVDFNNGEQETEEIDSIQKHENCTSEVESESTSTLKRSDVTELLEDDESAVHFMDIHSENETLTFTLDDIPFTPLSSCDSTKYQEAHRTPVSVLEPFFTDAISSLPSTTFQTVERSLQPLRLYFEECSSESTPQDPQLDIKTCKNEQNHISVYVHLVLQASCMNWDHLSEIGPLPEELIHASLFDELEFPLINPNLNPKLLFDHINEVLLEIYQWNFSSPPWLTFIKPKITSLPLEEVVFDEIMKEADFYVLPQTKKRNLNQTVSKDIANSRMWLDARLDTEQIVIQVSEYFIEEFLLDVLLEFHTYICSFY
- the LOC142542885 gene encoding uncharacterized protein LOC142542885 isoform X2, with amino-acid sequence MKRNSNKLANNRPILGVGDCICRGMDIANSVSSSKNVEIKEKRSKKSSLRSIERPDNICMKETVRRKIDFPSVKLSMKQEFDVIFEAKRQLYARVNDVNSLENTKRKRSPKTVARILSSPEHDFSWTISPKRDSLYAQMRSTTYGNSPNIARSSCLIMNERQRIRPSPLRPGEQETEEIDSIQKHENCTSEVESESTSTLKRSDVTELLEDDESAVHFMDIHSENETLTFTLDDIPFTPLSSCDSTKYQEAHRTPVSVLEPFFTDAISSLPSTTFQTVERSLQPLRLYFEECSSESTPQDPQLDIKTCKNEQNHISVYVHLVLQASCMNWDHLSEIGPLPEELIHASLFDELEFPLINPNLNPKLLFDHINEVLLEIYQWNFSSPPWLTFIKPKITSLPLEEVVFDEIMKEADFYVLPQTKKRNLNQTVSKDIANSRMWLDARLDTEQIVIQVSEYFIEEFLLDVLLEFHTYICSFY